In Persicimonas caeni, a single window of DNA contains:
- a CDS encoding DUF4145 domain-containing protein, with translation MPDTPFKSNFAFLAEHDPRLAEIGREAEQLASISPTACMMQVRMLAELLAKETAAYLGIYVDESTSFYDLLRRLEREDAFRDNIDDLFHEVRMNANDVVHGDVYLGDSQGVAKQYLRLVRRISIWFHRSFGRDPGFSAGPFVDPPDLASQREEILGQNRHLQEAVEDAEKALAEANARASRAQERYAEAEQLLERLREERNVFREFAIEYETRLAELRARADAAGPAERSAQAERMRRAGEQVELDDRETRALIDAQLRIQGWGADHEVLHWQHGARPEPGRALAIADVPTAAGLADYVLFDGLTPLAIIEAERWDGPVEDGLEEAKLHSRAWDLADYVPPAGSPWVIDGLDYEVPFVFASNGREYIARSDAGGGVLFQDLRHPMGDVRALDRWFEPERLREISTAH, from the coding sequence ATGCCCGACACGCCCTTCAAATCCAACTTCGCCTTCCTGGCCGAGCACGACCCCCGACTGGCCGAAATCGGCCGCGAGGCCGAGCAGCTCGCCAGCATCAGCCCCACCGCCTGCATGATGCAGGTGCGCATGCTCGCCGAGCTCTTGGCCAAGGAGACCGCCGCCTATCTGGGGATCTACGTCGACGAGAGCACCTCGTTTTACGACCTGTTGCGCCGCCTCGAGCGCGAGGACGCGTTTCGCGACAATATCGACGACTTGTTCCACGAGGTGCGCATGAACGCCAACGACGTCGTCCACGGCGACGTCTATCTGGGCGACTCGCAGGGCGTGGCCAAACAATACCTGCGTCTGGTGCGCCGCATCTCCATCTGGTTTCACCGCTCGTTCGGCCGCGACCCGGGCTTCTCGGCGGGACCCTTCGTCGATCCGCCCGACTTGGCCTCGCAGCGCGAAGAGATCTTGGGCCAAAACCGCCACCTGCAAGAGGCGGTCGAGGACGCCGAAAAGGCGCTCGCCGAGGCCAACGCCCGCGCATCTCGCGCCCAGGAGCGCTACGCCGAAGCCGAGCAACTCCTCGAGCGGTTGCGCGAGGAGCGAAATGTGTTTCGCGAGTTCGCCATCGAGTACGAGACTCGGCTGGCCGAGCTTCGCGCCCGCGCCGACGCCGCCGGCCCCGCCGAGCGAAGCGCGCAGGCCGAGCGCATGCGCCGTGCGGGCGAGCAGGTCGAGCTCGACGACCGCGAGACCCGCGCGCTCATCGACGCCCAGCTGCGCATCCAGGGCTGGGGCGCCGACCACGAGGTGCTCCATTGGCAACACGGCGCTCGCCCCGAGCCGGGCAGGGCGCTGGCCATCGCCGACGTTCCCACCGCCGCGGGATTGGCCGACTACGTCCTTTTCGACGGTCTCACCCCGCTGGCCATCATCGAAGCCGAGCGCTGGGACGGCCCCGTCGAAGACGGCCTCGAGGAGGCCAAACTCCACAGCCGCGCCTGGGACTTGGCCGATTATGTCCCGCCAGCCGGAAGCCCGTGGGTGATCGATGGCCTCGATTACGAGGTGCCGTTCGTGTTCGCGTCCAACGGCCGCGAGTATATCGCCCGCTCGGACGCCGGCGGCGGAGTGCTCTTTCAGGA